The Panicum virgatum strain AP13 chromosome 3N, P.virgatum_v5, whole genome shotgun sequence genome includes the window TACCTTTAGCTGAATTCTCctataacaacagttatcaggaaagtatcaaaatggctccttttgaggcattatatggacgtaggtgtagaactccattgaattggtcagaagctggTGAAAGAAATGTATTCGGCCCTGATATGGTCAGTGAGGCGGAAGAACAAGTCCGGGTTATACAGGAGAACTTGAAAATAGCCCAATCCCGGCAGAaaagctatgcggacaagaaacgtcAATCGATCTCGTTCCAAGTGGGAGATCATGTTtatttgcgggtatctccaatgagaGGAGTTCAACGGTTCggtgtgaagggaaagctcgcccctcgctatgttgggccttttcctatcatCGAGCGATGTGGGCCGGTAGCGTAtcgcctggaacttcctgccCAATTATCCGCAGTTCATAATATCTTCCATGTCTCCCAGCTcaggaaatgcctccgtgttccagacAAGATAATGGACATAGAAAAGTTacaagtggagcccgatcttgtctatccagaGCATCCAGTGAAAATTATTGATCACAAGACTCGAGTCACTCGAAATCAAACCAGCAATTTCTATAAGgtacaatggagtaatcactcagagcgagaagctacctgggaaacggAGGAATTTGTTCAATCCAAATGTCCTGAGTTGCTCCAATTATACCAAGGTATATGATTTTCCGACTTCCTTTCAATTCAGCACTTTTctcctaaatctcgggacgagatttcttttagggggaaggattgtaacaatcctaaaatttgaattcaaataaacaaATTTTCTTACACGTGGCccccacatgtcagtctctccctcccctctcccataCTTCTTCCTGTTCTGCATGTCGCAGTAATGGCCCGAGCTCTCCCGAAGCTCCCCACCGCTGTGCTTGCCGTCGTGGACGCCGATCCCGGTTTCCCGGCCGTCGGTGACGCCGCCAAGTCGCCCACGACGTCccccgagctcgccacctgccCTCACTCCCGTTTACGCCTCGctcccctctccttctccttccctgGTCGCCATGAACGGCGAGTGAGCAAGCTCACTGTCTCCCGCCGATTCGCGAGCTCCGCTCCACggatttcaaatccaccgcaACCAAAGCTCGACAACCTTCCTAGCTTCCTCCTCGACCCCTCCTTCGCGAGCCTCATCGACCAAATCGCCGGGAACCGAAGCTTTTCCGGCCGCCAGCCATTAAAGCCGCCCGAGCTCCACTCCGCCGTCGAACTCCCACCTCCGGTCACCGTTTTCTTCGCCCCATAGCTCAAATCGACCCTAGGTGAGCCACTGATGCTCGTGCTCTCCACGTTCCTTCACGTTCGCATTGTTTCCGCGCTCGTTCCACGCCatgtcgccgccggccgtcgtgcttgccgccgccgcccgttgcGCGCCATGCTCGCGCCGCCCCCTGCCACCCTTGCACGCGCACCAAAGCCGCCTGGGGGCGCTGATGCTcgagccgccccgccccgccgtcgcctgagccgccgccgccggcccaagccacgccgccgccgcctctgtctagcgccgccgccgctagggctCGCCgagccggccgccccgccgcctgggggccgcgcgcgcgggcccCACCGCGCAGCAGCTCCTGCGCTACCGCAcaggacgccgccggccgccgccgccgctggcctcgcccccctgcgccggcgagcgcgccaTGGCTCGCGCCTGGCCTGGCCTGGCCGCCCTCCCCTGTTTTGtcccactgaccagtggggcccaTTGGTCAGTGGGGGGGTTAAGGGGagaattttcttttatttgtgtTTATTTTCTGCTATagcttgtaaattccatataaattcaaggaaaaatgtgaaaaatataaaataaattttgttgggtttgttagagtaagatctatagaggaaaaatatccacagtggcaaaatgacatttttacccctgcaataatttagattgtgtttagtcttgcttaattaatttctatagatctgttaatctaaagattatgaaatttttgcagtagcttactttaaacatgagtgatccaccataaaattttcatactcatagGACCTAGTTTAGTATATGAATATAATATGGAACCAAACATAAATATGTGTATaggtataataatatttattctaCATGTagatttttatacaaattataagaGGCAATTAATAATGTCTTTGCGAGTCATATTTTGTTTTATAATAAATCATGCTCTAATTGATAATTTAGCTTCTAATTGTTCCTAGCACTTAGGGTTAAAGTTATTTATCACTATATTTGCATCCTTTTGTGtaaattgttaatttgtttaatgtttatcCTCTAGTGGCAAAGTCATGTTAGCATTTACTCattgtttcatatgcatacatatagaatccgcgaccgaggaagtcgtatacgaggtgatcgcggagccgcaggagcagacggagccagccccgcaggcgtttcgtgacgacccggcccaaggcccagttgacactagctctgagcagcagcccgcaggcaAGCTCCGGAGCATAACCTAATATTTTAACTCATGAAATGTTATTTATGTATTTACTTATttatgcattaagtttctaggcgttggatgaaaccttagttgcataattcctaggttccattggtcggaatactagtatgtatatgtCGTTATCCATGCCATGCTAaaataggattcggtagaagtcgagtaatgtcctgttactcgcgagGTATAGGATGTCTTTAAGATTTGATTATGGATTGTTGGAATatggaggaaaggaaaagaattggagaccggacgggaactgtctagccccgtctgtgtcggttaaggaccgtaccgttgtcggccctgctgatcaggttcaaattgtactaaccgcataccgggagtaggaggtagtcgaaaccggtaagccgagtactgccttgcttcgaaagtacaggaacccgcacccaactcctggggcgagtcgagtagtcgcggagaattgggatgcagatgtttacttttggtggtctcacgttgagctcggctgaccatatgtcgttgggctggttcctgtagttcgaggcggggaggggaatggttggtatgtatagtccgacggggcaaatacgtgccgtgttggttaggtccaccttgcaaggttaaatcggatcgattcgccgtcagtcgctcgcggacatgagcaccttgatcctcgagtcacatcgtagtaagaacatGGAAGTGATTGAGATGATCGGTATAGTTGtacctaatcaattgtttttccacactgatTGTTATAGAAGTGCAAACCTTAGAAAATAGGTACTCCTTCTtaatcttgagctaaaataatgaaagtaaggactcgCTCTTAATtgcttttccgcaaaacaacccacagccagaaagccgtgcatgtctagataatgggctatgtatacccatagtcgggtaagccttgcggagtattagtatactcagggttgtggctTAAACCATTTCAGGTCAGGATGGGATCgacttctgcccttgttgtgctaagtttatacagcttggcgcggatggttgggaggtggcTGGACCAGATGTTTAGTCTTTGCTAGTTACAAAATCACACACCGTGAgctgagtgtgtgattcgatACTGCGTTGGTGTAGTATAGTCGTCAGGTTTCCTATATCGGActttgttttaaaataaagttACTCTTGTATATTGTTATGTAATGAAACCAGGGTTGTAGAACTTATTGTACTATACTCGGTATTGTAATCGTATTTTTATGTACTCGTCATGTTTGTActgcctgcgctcaccttcgcgtgggactactggtgtttgtttcgatcggaatgtcggtttcgaaaggactgtcaaattaaaccgttaagccaaatgtgcctgatgtgttcaaatgatggccatttagcttaatttgagttttaatttggcggttctgtcacaataTTTGCCCCCACTAAACAACAGAGGAACTGTTATGCTGGCACAACAGATATAGACACAATGTCATTATATGGTTTTCATACTATAAGCGGCTTCTTAATCAGTAAATAATCATCCATCCACTGTTTCAAGATAAAAAGGTTGTTAGTTCCAACAGAACAAACCAAATGACAGTACAAAATTTTAAGCTTTTGTCAAACTGATACAACACATACCTTAAGTTCCTTTAGTAATTCTTTCCAGTACCTAAGATATTCTAGTTCAATCTCATAGCTATGGAAGTATTCGCGGTACATATCCCAATTTTCATGCCCACGACAACTCTACACAAAAAGGATGTATATGAATATATAACTTGAAGAAAAAACGGAATGCATATGAATATATATAACTTGAACTATGAACTCCAAGCTGCAAACAGACAAATCATTTTAAACAATATTTGGTAACAATACAGCGAAGAAACATACCAGAATTCATCAAAGGTCAATACAAATTTATACGAAAAGTAAACTCAGTTCCTTTTCTAATAAACAAATTCATTTACAGGCATCGTTAGAATCTACCATTGTCCAATGGGGCCGGGGGAAATGCCTTTAACTATTCAATAAAATAAGGTAGTAAGCAGCAGATAAGTGTTGTTTAATAAAGGCAAAAATAGATCAATTACATGAAAACCCGTCCAAAAAATTGAGTAAATTTGAATAGTCTGGGACCTTAAAACAACTTTGTACCTTTTTTGCATCTTAAAATAACTTTGCACCTTTTTGCAAAACCAGAACAGTACACACAGAGATTCCCATTAAGTTTTGCAACCGCTAGCAACTCATAagataatatatttttagaaCTACCCATGCATTAATATATAATGATACTTACATAATTGTGAGGGACTAATCGTTGGTAGTCATCCAAACCAGCAGTTGGGTGGTAAAGGAAGGACCAATCAAATATCTCACTGTTCTCAATATGCCTAAGTAAACCCTCCTTTTCAAGATAATCCAGGAGCTGATCCCCTTCCAGTTTAGTTACATCTTCCTCAAGGCACTCAAGTTTCTCCGCAAGAAGATACAGTGGGTGGTCATCTTCCAACTCAGAATTATACATCTCATTATTCTTGCGGCTTTGTCGTGCGAACTGTAGACAATAAGGTCAACGATGCACGCTACAATTAATCAAATACAAAGACATATAGAGAAAAACTAAACAATATTTCAGAGAAGTAACACGAATAGACAATAAAGCAACAGTCGGCATGTAATGGCAGATAGCTAGGAGAATCAAACGAACCTTGCAATATTTGATGCGATACAATATCTTGCGGACTTGCAGTTCATTGAGCTGCTCATAGTCTGGTTCAATAGAATAGAAGTGTCAACTTCAGGAGACTTGCAGGGCAGTAGTTGGAGGTAACCTTCAAATTCCTCATAGCTGATATCCTCTCCCAACCCCAATTCATTTAGCTCCTGGATTGCATAATCCACTTCATGTATGTTCCTTATAATCTCCTCCGTCCAACGTTCATTCCTGCTGGCAGTCGATTCCTTTCTATCCTTCGCAGTAGTGTTGCCAGGGTTGGAGCTTGTTCTTCTGGGTTTCTGACCAGTGAGAAGGGGTTTCCTTGGGACAGCAGATGCATTCCTTTCAGAGTGCTTCTTCCCTCTGGTGGCTGGTAGGTCTGTGATGGGGCGAGCCCTTTGGGTGCCTGACGGGTGATGACGAAGCTGTGGAGAAGGTTTTGTGGTCTCCTTTTTATAGCTTTTCTGTGACATCTCCCCACTCAAGGCCACACCTGCTTTCTCCTCCATCCGGTTCTTCCGTGGCATCTCACCACTCGAGCCTGCAACAACCTGACGCTTCCGTGGCGTCCCCGCACTCGAGCCCGTAACAGCCTGATGCTTCCGTGGcgtcgcagcagcagcactCGAGCTCGTAGCAGCCTGATGCCTCGGTGGAGTCCCCGCAATTGAGCCTGCAACAGCCTGATGCTTCCGTGACGACCCTCCACTCGAGAGATTCGCCAGAGGAATCTCTCCCGCCGGACCCGTGCCGCCTATCGAACCAGTGCCCTTGTCGCGGAGCTTTGGCTGCGGCATCACATCAGCACCACTAGAGCCCGCGCCCTCCAATGGGCCCTTCCAGCGGTGCTACGGCGGCGGCAACCCCCCACTTGTCTCCCCATTGCGGCgcttcggcggcggtggcggcatgcCTCCGAACCCTAACCTGATTTCGCCGACATGGAGGATCCTTCCCTCCTTCCTTCTCGACAGGTCGGTTTGGGTGGGGAGCTCGGTTTCCCTCTACGATGGCGAAACGAGTCCGAGGACGAGGCAATGGCGTATGTGGATATGATGATGGGCTCGACGGCCTCTGCCTTCGTTTTCACTGGGCCAATTTAGGCCCATGCGGATCCATTTTTCAAATAAACGAATTACAAAAACCGGCATAAAGTGTTTGCCAATTGGGCGCTGTTGGAAGTAATTCACCGCAGGAGGAGGTAGAGGGAGCGCTCGTTGTTCGTTGAGCCGTCAATTTACAGAGGCCCAATTTGCAAAGGCAACGTGCGAGGTGTCATGACAAACATATAAATTTTGTTGCGGTTGAACAAGATAAAGTAAAAGGAAACAATAACGATGCTGGAACAAAAAAAGAATATATTTTGTTTGGTTCATAGTAAATGTAGTTTGTAATCTTGGGACATAGTTTGAAAAGACTAATGACAAATAAAACTGTTTAACGGAAACAATCTAAATTTTGGCGCCGGGGAACAAAAAATGATTAACAGGGAACAAAAAACAGTTTGAGCTTTGTTTTCTTGGAACAAACATTATTTAACACAAACAAAATAACTGTTGTGATGGActtccttttttcttcttccttcttttattcttctctttcttcattCATGGTTGAAAATTATAAGAGAAGATTAAACAGATGAAACTCTAGCAAAATCAACGGAGCGAAAACAAAAACAGTAAAATAGCAAGGGAATGGAATATCTGGAGGAACCGGAAGCCTCACCAGAAACCTCTAGAGTACAACTGAACTCTAGTGAGGGATGGCCGGAAGCCACCTGAGAAGAACTGGACCTCGAGAGAGGTGGAGAATGAACTCCTCGAGAGAGATGAAACGGGGAAAGAAAAAGTAGATGGGCCAAAACTTTCTGTATCGTTCCGATTTTATCGGATATCTCCGAAGAGACTAGACGGGCCAAAATTGTGGACCGTAAAAATAAAAGCAATGGAGCAGGTCATGGTGAAGAAAAAAACTTCTGCGATAAATCACATGGCACCCCGCGC containing:
- the LOC120667307 gene encoding uncharacterized protein LOC120667307; amino-acid sequence: MPQPKLRDKGTGSIGGTGPAGEIPLANLSSGGSSRKHQAVAGSIAGTPPRHQAATSSSAAAATPRKHQAVTGSSAGTPRKRQVVAGSSGEMPRKNRMEEKAGVALSGEMSQKSYKKETTKPSPQLRHHPSGTQRARPITDLPATRGKKHSERNASAVPRKPLLTGQKPRRTSSNPGNTTAKDRKESTASRNERWTEEIIRNIHEVDYAIQELNELGLGEDISYEEFEGYLQLLPCKSPEVDTSILLNQTMSSSMNCKSARYCIASNIASSHDKAARIMRCIILSWKMTTHCIFLRRNLSALRKM